Proteins from a single region of Parabacteroides sp. FAFU027:
- a CDS encoding DUF6443 domain-containing protein, translated as MKRLFILLIFFAVFMLSGFSQYNYYGYFDCARDAGSFNTYFSTSVSQDTRLPYYANCFDTYAVRGKYYVKFTITTTLDVTIDTYGSPAGAVSFEVYDSNRNHLQSCEYDYSLPTNSVRYMQGFITKRFSPGTYYIAAEATGSGDGVVTVNLTAPQPILLGDDIDHPIPIGYKDGNFTYFNQQNTNNFSSGALYYSLSTAQDMELTVSNCGSNVDDSFLYIMGVDNCFYEDNDDYDGSENCGNTRLAYHRTFLPAGNYIISTYGYDSGNVALKVSGTPMSNGVGDTFDNPIQVVWHNNDFTYSDTKNTTDFYNNGGNYLRDVYYSFVLGTKMDVTISHCGSALNDTYLHLLDWKGAEIVANENYTGSGACSNTSQAYIRKTLSAGTYYIISEGSTGNGNITTTLHGSTAVVDPPESGITPAGSPQNFIYTITPTVESTDVSSLTTGQSLQTVQYFDGLGRPSETVQRGITPQGADLVSGVEYDDFGRQTRQWLPGAVAGNNGAFVADFGTPARSSNAGDSKPYSLTEYEPTPLNRITGQYGAGIDWQNSGKKRKQEYTTNSTNSVKRFVVTGTGLALNGYYDANTLHGHKNTDEDGKTVEEFTDKLGHKVLSRTADDHDTYYVYDDYNNLSYVLPPMAADNINSTSDCGEAIGSWLDLYGYIYHYDGRKRCIEKKLPGCKWIYMVYDYADRLILSQDGNQRTKSQWTVNKYDQFDRLLYNGLITDGSSRETMKINHSNIAVNESYTGSGPVAGYSSSNLTPSTLLTVNYYDNYSFISNATLNYDNGQEQNGYTPYSSNAKTLLTGTRVYHLDDPSKYEVTALYYDKYGRVVQSRATNHLGGYDYEFFAYNFTGQPLNKRHVHKAYTNPEITEVYSFTYDHAGRLLKTYHKINNWASILLSSKVYDEVGRLDTTILHSGIQKIKYNYNVRGWLKSINSSEFKETLYYQDGATAGATPAYNGNISAQQWSTKQGGNALCQYSFTYDKLNRLKKATYSPDEVYNEEVGLYDKNGNIKSLIRNGHIYDWETWQQIPGIADDLTLQYNGNQLKHVTNNNIDIEFGSCPIFVDRWDENNSEDDNEYLYDNNGNQIADLNKSIAWMKYNSLNLPEKIQFSDGNKSQYLYDAAGVKRRVYYTYAATPLQTPIELGRTDQEYNGSLSGCWAIDYCGNFIYEQGYLKKILTPDGFLEPKFALGNFSASFSRYYYYLKDHLGNNRVCFQSDYLNRPISPSYSITQINSYYPFGQETDANYKNGYDASNQPYLYNGKEIDRMNGLNMLDYGARWYDPTIGRWSAVDPLAEKYPNVSPYVYCENNPVNYIDPDGRSMKKAWQHLKKAGSVTVSLGFQVGFKFDVNKKGVSGKINMLSMEFGGFEQGKNTLNVANPALSKESSLQLGLYGGGVKEEAKDKGKGQAEKTTTMSANAAFVTVENKKTTNYVENRNGTYTETGSKSETSVKTTESGGTVTTGGVALGLGVEGKVNWDEVAKAFSEVLKTITNTDKK; from the coding sequence ATGAAACGATTATTTATACTCCTCATCTTTTTTGCAGTATTTATGCTGTCCGGATTTTCTCAGTACAATTATTATGGTTATTTCGATTGTGCACGCGACGCCGGGAGTTTCAATACCTACTTTTCCACTTCGGTATCGCAGGATACACGATTGCCTTATTATGCAAATTGCTTTGACACATATGCGGTTAGGGGAAAATACTATGTTAAGTTCACTATCACTACTACGCTGGATGTTACTATCGATACATATGGCTCCCCCGCTGGAGCCGTCAGTTTCGAGGTGTATGACAGCAATAGGAATCATTTACAATCATGTGAATATGATTACTCCCTGCCAACCAATTCGGTTCGGTATATGCAGGGGTTCATTACCAAAAGATTCTCACCGGGGACATACTATATTGCAGCAGAGGCGACTGGTTCGGGGGATGGTGTTGTTACTGTCAACCTGACTGCGCCCCAGCCCATTCTGCTGGGAGATGATATTGATCATCCGATTCCCATTGGCTACAAAGATGGCAACTTTACCTATTTTAATCAGCAAAATACTAATAATTTTTCCTCGGGAGCTCTTTATTACTCCTTATCCACTGCGCAGGACATGGAATTGACGGTTTCCAATTGCGGATCGAATGTAGATGATTCTTTTCTTTATATTATGGGAGTTGATAACTGCTTTTATGAGGATAATGACGATTATGACGGAAGTGAAAACTGTGGTAACACACGCCTGGCCTATCACCGTACATTTCTTCCTGCCGGTAATTACATAATTTCCACGTATGGTTACGATTCTGGGAATGTGGCATTGAAGGTGTCCGGAACACCTATGAGCAACGGAGTGGGCGATACATTCGACAATCCAATACAAGTGGTCTGGCACAATAATGATTTTACCTATAGCGACACTAAAAACACTACTGATTTTTACAACAATGGAGGTAATTACCTGAGAGATGTTTATTATAGTTTTGTACTCGGGACAAAGATGGATGTTACCATTTCTCACTGTGGTTCCGCTCTGAACGATACGTACCTGCATTTGTTAGACTGGAAAGGCGCAGAAATTGTCGCCAATGAAAATTATACAGGAAGCGGGGCATGTAGCAATACTTCCCAGGCATATATTCGAAAAACACTTTCTGCCGGCACTTATTACATAATATCCGAAGGCTCTACCGGCAATGGCAACATTACCACCACGCTGCACGGTAGTACAGCAGTCGTTGATCCTCCCGAGAGTGGCATTACTCCTGCCGGTTCTCCTCAAAACTTTATTTACACCATTACTCCCACTGTAGAAAGTACCGATGTAAGCTCGCTGACCACTGGTCAAAGCCTGCAAACAGTGCAATATTTCGATGGGTTGGGGCGGCCATCGGAAACCGTGCAGCGTGGCATTACCCCACAGGGTGCCGATCTGGTGAGCGGTGTGGAATATGATGACTTTGGGCGACAGACGCGACAATGGTTACCGGGAGCGGTGGCGGGCAACAATGGGGCTTTCGTGGCCGATTTCGGTACACCTGCACGCAGTAGCAATGCCGGAGACTCTAAGCCTTATAGCCTGACAGAATACGAACCTACGCCCCTGAACCGAATAACTGGACAGTATGGTGCGGGGATAGACTGGCAAAACAGCGGTAAGAAAAGAAAGCAGGAATATACCACCAACAGTACAAATTCAGTAAAACGCTTCGTGGTAACAGGGACAGGATTAGCGCTAAACGGATACTATGATGCAAATACCCTCCACGGACACAAAAACACCGATGAGGATGGCAAAACGGTAGAAGAGTTTACCGACAAACTGGGGCACAAGGTGCTGAGCCGCACGGCGGACGATCATGACACCTACTATGTGTACGATGACTACAACAATCTGAGCTATGTACTCCCACCCATGGCTGCCGATAATATCAATTCTACAAGCGATTGCGGAGAAGCTATCGGTTCATGGCTCGACCTATATGGCTACATTTATCATTACGACGGGCGCAAACGTTGCATAGAAAAAAAACTGCCCGGATGTAAATGGATTTACATGGTCTATGACTATGCCGACCGGCTCATTCTCTCACAGGATGGTAATCAGCGGACGAAAAGCCAGTGGACGGTTAATAAATACGACCAGTTCGATCGGTTGCTATACAACGGACTGATAACCGACGGGAGCAGCAGGGAAACAATGAAAATTAATCATTCAAACATAGCTGTAAACGAAAGCTATACCGGCAGCGGACCTGTGGCGGGATACTCCAGTAGTAACCTGACTCCCTCCACACTGCTAACGGTCAATTACTATGATAATTATAGTTTTATATCCAACGCCACACTTAACTACGATAACGGTCAGGAGCAGAACGGCTATACCCCCTATAGCAGTAACGCCAAAACCCTGCTCACCGGAACCCGTGTTTATCACCTGGATGATCCCTCCAAGTATGAAGTAACCGCTCTTTATTATGACAAATACGGACGGGTAGTACAAAGTCGTGCCACAAATCATCTGGGTGGCTATGATTATGAGTTTTTTGCCTATAACTTTACCGGTCAGCCTTTAAATAAACGTCATGTACATAAAGCCTATACCAATCCGGAGATCACAGAAGTTTATTCATTCACCTATGATCATGCAGGGCGTCTTCTTAAAACATATCACAAAATAAATAATTGGGCCAGTATATTGTTAAGTTCAAAAGTATATGATGAGGTAGGTCGTTTGGATACGACAATACTGCATAGCGGGATACAGAAAATTAAATATAACTACAATGTTAGAGGCTGGCTGAAGTCCATCAACTCATCCGAGTTTAAAGAGACGCTCTATTATCAGGACGGAGCGACAGCCGGGGCTACTCCTGCTTATAACGGAAATATTTCGGCTCAGCAATGGAGTACCAAGCAGGGAGGAAATGCTCTTTGTCAATATAGTTTTACTTATGACAAGCTGAATCGACTGAAGAAGGCAACTTATTCTCCGGATGAGGTGTATAATGAAGAGGTTGGCCTATATGACAAGAACGGAAATATCAAAAGTCTGATTCGAAATGGTCATATATATGACTGGGAAACCTGGCAACAAATTCCTGGCATAGCAGATGATCTTACACTTCAATATAATGGCAATCAACTGAAACATGTTACCAATAATAATATTGATATTGAATTTGGAAGTTGTCCTATCTTTGTAGATCGTTGGGATGAAAATAATTCTGAGGATGATAATGAGTATCTTTATGACAATAATGGCAATCAGATAGCAGATCTCAATAAAAGCATTGCCTGGATGAAATATAATTCACTAAATTTGCCAGAGAAGATTCAGTTTTCGGATGGGAATAAGAGCCAGTATCTCTATGATGCGGCAGGCGTAAAGCGACGTGTTTATTATACCTATGCAGCAACTCCATTGCAAACACCTATAGAGCTTGGTAGAACCGATCAGGAATATAACGGATCACTCAGCGGATGCTGGGCTATCGACTATTGCGGAAATTTTATTTATGAGCAGGGATACCTAAAGAAAATTCTGACACCGGATGGGTTTTTAGAGCCTAAATTTGCTTTAGGTAATTTTTCAGCATCATTTAGTCGGTATTATTATTATTTGAAAGATCATTTGGGTAATAATAGAGTATGTTTCCAGAGTGATTATTTAAATAGGCCAATATCACCTTCGTATTCTATAACTCAGATTAATAGCTATTATCCTTTTGGGCAGGAAACAGATGCTAATTACAAGAATGGTTATGATGCATCAAATCAGCCTTATCTTTATAACGGCAAGGAGATTGACCGGATGAACGGGCTGAATATGCTGGATTATGGTGCGAGATGGTATGATCCGACGATTGGGCGGTGGAGTGCTGTCGATCCCCTGGCAGAGAAGTATCCGAATGTGAGTCCCTATGTCTATTGTGAGAATAACCCAGTGAATTACATTGATCCGGATGGTAGAAGTATGAAGAAGGCTTGGCAACATTTGAAGAAAGCAGGATCTGTGACTGTTAGCTTAGGATTTCAAGTCGGGTTTAAATTTGATGTTAACAAAAAGGGAGTTTCCGGGAAAATAAATATGCTTAGTATGGAGTTTGGAGGATTTGAACAAGGAAAGAATACATTAAATGTTGCAAATCCAGCACTCTCAAAAGAAAGCTCTTTACAGCTCGGCTTATATGGCGGCGGTGTTAAGGAAGAGGCTAAAGATAAAGGGAAAGGACAAGCCGAAAAAACAACAACGATGTCTGCAAATGCGGCATTTGTAACAGTAGAAAATAAAAAGACTACTAATTATGTTGAGAATAGAAATGGAACATATACTGAGACAGGAAGCAAAAGCGAAACTAGTGTTAAAACAACAGAATCAGGTGGTACTGTGACGACAGGAGGTGTTGCTTTAGGCTTAGGGGTAGAAGGCAAGGTTAATTGGGACGAAGTTGCAAAAGCATTTTCGGAGGTCTTGAAAACCATAACTAATACAGATAAGAAATAA
- a CDS encoding RDD family protein, with protein sequence MRRKRFLAAIIDFAIILLIGQLLMLLNLTHINYVTNIIFSLIFTLIICKDNMNGQSVGKYLMRIQIVDLQTDIEALNIKTMIRNIFLCLWPIEVIFFLIKPDRRLGDYVSKTKLIEVSQSQPLKLSKSDLKALLICFVIVLALSSLGVLFSSINFPLVKLLFK encoded by the coding sequence ATGAGACGAAAGCGTTTTTTAGCAGCAATAATTGATTTCGCAATCATATTATTGATAGGACAACTATTAATGTTGTTGAATCTGACACACATCAATTATGTTACAAATATCATATTCTCTTTGATCTTTACTCTCATTATCTGTAAAGACAATATGAATGGGCAAAGTGTAGGCAAGTATTTGATGCGGATTCAGATAGTGGATTTGCAAACAGATATTGAGGCTTTAAACATAAAGACTATGATACGAAATATATTTCTATGTCTGTGGCCGATAGAAGTGATATTTTTTCTTATTAAACCAGATAGGAGGTTAGGTGATTATGTGTCAAAAACTAAATTGATAGAGGTGAGCCAATCACAACCGCTTAAACTGTCGAAGAGTGATTTAAAAGCTCTGTTAATTTGCTTCGTAATAGTTCTTGCGTTATCAAGCTTGGGAGTGCTATTTTCATCAATTAATTTCCCCCTTGTTAAACTGTTGTTTAAATAA